The Meiothermus sp. genome segment CCCGACTCCTTCACCAGTCCATTGCCCAGCCCAAGCTTGCCCAGCCCATTGGGGTAGTCGAAGATGAATTTGACCCGGCTGTAGCCCGGGGCGTTCACCCGGTAGACGTCCTTATCGGCCCCGTTGTGCAGGCTAAGGTCGTAGGTGGTGCCGGGGGTGGGGGTAGTGGCCTGGGCCGGGGTGTTGTTGGGCTCGAGCCGATCCGGATTCAAAAAATTCCCCGCCGCCTGGAGCACCGCCGCAAAGGCGTTCACGTAATAGTTCACCTTGGGGTCGGGCGAGTTGTTGTAGCCGGCCTGTTGCAGGATGTCCCTGACCTGGTCGGAGGTGAGGGCGGGGTTGTAGGCCCGCATCATGGCGGCGATCCCGGCGATGAAGGGTGTGGAAGCGCTGGTGCCGCCGAAGGTGGCGAGGCCCAGGGGGAGATTTTCTCCATAGATGGCACGAATGTTGGTAGGAGCCCAGATGTCTATGTGGGGCCCGTAGTTGGAATAGCCGATGGCGGTGTTGCTGTTGTTTGCCAGCGCCCCCACGCAGATTACCCCGTTCAGTTTGCAGGGTACCGCATTGGCATTCTTTCCCTCGTTTCCTGCCGAGGCTACCAGCACCCGGCCCGCTGCCAGAGCATCTTCAAAGGCGTTGTAGAACCCAGTGACCTCGTACGCCAGATTAGCAAAGTCACACCACGGGTCTACGCTACAAATTCCAAAGCTCATCGAGATTACGTCGGCTCCCCAGCCGATAGCTGAGCGCACCGCATGTTTGACTTGATAGAGGTCGGCGCTGGTCTTGAACAAAATGGGGTCGGCCACCTGCCCCCCCGTTCCCGCAGCGCCGGTACCGTTGTTCAACACCGAGAGGGCCACACTCGCTGCACCCGTGCCGTGCCAGGGGCATGCACCTCCACCACAACTCCAGGGGTTGGTTCCACCAGCGTTGTAGTCGCTGTCCACAAAGTCGTACTGCAGGGGGGTGGTGGGGAAGTCGGCAATTAGGTTGTTGTTCGCGCCGTCAAGCCAGAAGCCGCCGTCAATGATGGCGATGCGGGGTCTGCGTGGCACGCCCCTGGCGGCTACGAACTGCCAGGCCCGCACCACGTTGGCCCGGCTGCCGGTGTCGCCGAACTCGGCCCAGGCAAAGGCGTTGTTGTTGCTCCCCTCGTTGGTTTGCAGGAGCACGGTATCGCCCGGTGCGTCGCCCTGCCCCACGAAGTTCGCGCTCGCACCCTGTCCGTTCGCTAAAGCGCGGGCTACCAGGGCCAGCAGCTTGGCCCCGCCGTCGCTGGAAATTTTGAAGGTGCCGCCCAATCCGGCCTTTTCGGCATCGGCCTTAAAGGTGGCAACATCCAGCTTGCTGGGGTCTATCTTGACCAGGTACTCGGTGGGCGTGGCGTACTTGGGCTCGAGGGTGATGCCGGAGCCGGGTGGAGGCGTGGGCACCGCGTTGTTGGCCAGCACCACCCCACCGTAGCGGTTCAAAAAGTCTTGCAGTTCGCCCTGGTTTTTGGGCGAGAGGATTACCTCGTTGAGAACGAAGGTAGCTTTGTTGCCCTGCTCATCCGCCACCGCAGCCAGCGGGCGCGGCCCCTGAGGGCCGTCGGGGAGGCTGGCGGGCTCGGGCTGCACGGTGGGGTCTACGGTGTAGTTGAAGGTTACGTTGGGGGGGCCGTTGCGTCCGCAAGCGGCCAGCCATACCAGTAACAGAATCCAGACCAGATGCTTCATGCGTTCTCCTTTCGGTTAGCGCAGGCCCTCCAAAGGCGGTTTGAGCTGGGCCTCGAGCCAGGCCACCAGTTCCAGGGGACTCTCGAACTCGAGCACCTCCCCCGCCCGCTCGAGACGGGCCTGCCAGGGGTGGGTTTCGTCCGGCGGCTGCACGATGAGCCGGTACTCGCGTTTGCTTTCGTCTTCATCCACGCCTCACCTCCTTGTGTGGGCCACCTTAGCAGGGGGGGCGTGGCAAGGGCGTGGCAAGACTCAACCTTGCCACAAAAGCGCACAAGCGCTTATCAGGGTTCAAGCACTAAACAAAAGCCTTCCGGGTCTTCTGGAGCGGTTCCCACGAATAGTCGGTACGGCGGTTTTTGCCGCACCGACTACAATACGACGCACCGTGTGCGTCGTATTGGTGGGAAACGTGATGGAGAACTGCTTCAGGAGGCCTCACCTATTCAGGGCACGCTCGAACATCTTGGATAGCACATCTTTCAGGTTCGCGTTGGAAGTGTTATACCAGATTCGGTTAGTTCATCACCCTTTGGTGACGAACTAACCCGACCGAAGTTATCCGCGTAGCGGAGGGCGATACCGCCCCTTGGAAGGGAGACGCTTCCTTCGCCGACCGTCAGTGAAGGGCCATCGGCCCCCGGCTAGCGCCGGTACTCAAGGGAGGGGTGTGCTCTAGGATTCAAAAAGACAGCCTCTAGTGTTTTTGGTTTTGTAAACTGTCTTTT includes the following:
- a CDS encoding S8/S53 family peptidase, whose product is MKHLVWILLLVWLAACGRNGPPNVTFNYTVDPTVQPEPASLPDGPQGPRPLAAVADEQGNKATFVLNEVILSPKNQGELQDFLNRYGGVVLANNAVPTPPPGSGITLEPKYATPTEYLVKIDPSKLDVATFKADAEKAGLGGTFKISSDGGAKLLALVARALANGQGASANFVGQGDAPGDTVLLQTNEGSNNNAFAWAEFGDTGSRANVVRAWQFVAARGVPRRPRIAIIDGGFWLDGANNNLIADFPTTPLQYDFVDSDYNAGGTNPWSCGGGACPWHGTGAASVALSVLNNGTGAAGTGGQVADPILFKTSADLYQVKHAVRSAIGWGADVISMSFGICSVDPWCDFANLAYEVTGFYNAFEDALAAGRVLVASAGNEGKNANAVPCKLNGVICVGALANNSNTAIGYSNYGPHIDIWAPTNIRAIYGENLPLGLATFGGTSASTPFIAGIAAMMRAYNPALTSDQVRDILQQAGYNNSPDPKVNYYVNAFAAVLQAAGNFLNPDRLEPNNTPAQATTPTPGTTYDLSLHNGADKDVYRVNAPGYSRVKFIFDYPNGLGKLGLGNGLVKESGCGDTQLISDKTGANGRTLIMDIPPGNALLTLSALARLPYNFSFTRQSISLDPDALEPNETGNTARNVGQGSYSATLHVSNDVDYYSFTATASSSKPFIFNILSTDIPLTVRIFDGGNNEVFVGYTGPDCSSLPVYTFPNGTATYTVKVSASAGEVGKYAFGLGAFSPPIPPLITIFGSLNLWWINPGDPGLRYLKGVREGFIFERNVDIRNIQLGGEGLHLNLYNLSGNKVAEGQPFSTPGGGPEGERIDLSSLPAVQYVVEVVRTGEFADGSVRLPLVPYNLQLGVGGP